The DNA region GTTTTGAGAGATAGTCGCTCTGTTCTTCCGACGATAGGTCCTTTTTTATGTCGATAGGAGATCCGGATAGTACTTTATTttgtagccagatcatctacagTATAGGAGTTGCAGAGTGTATAGGCAGATTATCGATAGGGGTTgccaaatagttttttttatttttaggcagATTATCGATAGGGGTTGCCAAATAGTACTTTATTTTGTAGTCAGATTATCGATAGGGGTTGCCAAATAGTACTTTATTTTGTAGGCAGATTATCTATAGGAGTTGCCAGATAGTATAGTCAGATTATCGATAGGGTTGCCAAATAGTACTTTATTTTGTAGTCAGATTATCAATAAGAGTTGCCAGATGGTACTTTATTTTGTGACCAGATTATCTTAGGAGTTGCCAGATAGTATAGTCAGCTTATCGATAGGGATTGCcaaatagtattttattttttagtcagaTTATCGATAGGAGTTGCTAGATGGTACTTTATTTTGTAGCCAGATTATTTATTGGAGTTGCCAGATAGTACAGTCAAATTATCAATAGGGGTTGCCAAATAGTAATTTATTTTGTAGTCAGATTGTCGATAGGAGTTGCCAGATAGTACTTTATTTTGTAGTTAGATTATCGATAGGAGTGGCCAGATATTACTTAATTTGGTAGTTAGATTATCGATAGGAGTTGCCAGATatttctttatttggtagcttatCGATAGGAGTTGCCAGTTAGTACTTTATTTTGGAGATTAACTTGGCTCTGCCCAGAATGTATTGGGCGTGATTAACTTTGCTATTAGGTATTCTCCAAAGTTCGTCTCTCTTATCTCGAACGTTTAAAATGcagagataaaagtaaaaaaaggtaACGTTCAACGCCAAAGAAAAGTTCAAATCGGCTTCGTAATGGAGGAAGGTTAAAAGTCGGGTCAAACTAGATCACGAAGAGTTACAAAAAATTTAACTGCTGATTTTTCAAGCAGCGAGTTTTTTTTCTGAGCTTTTTTACTTGGGTATTCAAAGTAAACGTCATTTTAGTTTCAAATAAACGCTCAGAAGAGAATGTTGCTCTCTGTTTCGTTGACAGCAATTTGTAGATCAATCTCATGACTTAAAAATGCAGACTGACCTTCAGAGGAAGGGGATAAAGGAGGAGGAAAACGGCTGCTATAAAGTTATGCAGCTGATACCAACATTTttggtgacagagagagagagagagagagagagagagagagagagagagagtgagggagcttTTATTGGAATGTTAGAGTGATGGCAGAGGGTCTTTTTAAAAGATAGTAAACCTGAAGAACAGAAAATGTAAGAACACATGTGAAGCAATGTATGTGAAATAATGCATTCGTTAATAAAAGGATGCAGTGCCAGTGTTTGTATTTCACAAACTCAGACAATTAGCCTTATTTAAATAACCCATTAGATTTCAAGATCAAAAGACACCAGAAAAGGCTTCTTTAGAAAGCTATGGATCAGAATAACGATTAGAAAGTTTTTAAAGATTGTGTAAAACTGGTCATCCACTaactcttgatgatgatgatgatgattattattattatgattattattattattattagttaagctacaaccctagttggaaaagcagggtgctctaagcctaagggctccaacagggaaaaatagcccagtgaggaaaggagacaaggaaataaatagaccacAAGAGAAGTCTGCCTTCACGTAGATTGAACAGTTATTTTTTCAGTGCTTTCGAGTTGCGTTCTATTGTTCAGGGCATTAAGtattaaagatgtctggtttcagtttaaatttcacccaaaagatactcatcagaacgtcagccgggtatgCCTAAAGGCCCTTTCACACGAAGGGCAAATGCACGGCGGGCAGTCGCTGTTACCAAATTTGTCGTATGGGTGAAGATCAAGAGTGTAGATGAAACCATCAAAGTGACCCTGCACGTTGTTCACCTACCTGTGCCTACTATCTGCCTTGGACTGtctgatctggtaacactgtttccAAGTGAAAGAATTACAGGCAAATCAGAGTGCACACCCtgcatttgcccctcgtgtggaacGGCCTTAATTCCCACCAGGGAATCTAACCacagtagtaggttagccagggcaccagccacccgttgatatactaccactagagagttatggggtctttcgactggccagatagtactacattggatacttctctcgggttacggttcaatttccctttgcctatacactcacacaccgaatagtctggcctattctttacatattcttctatgtccccatacatctgacaacactgagattactaaacaataaaTCTTGCTTCACTGTAATTATTcaacggctactttcctctttgtaatggtagaagagactctttagctatgataagcagctcttctaggagaaggaaactccaaaatcaaaccattgttctttaatcttgggtagtgccatagcctctgtaccatggtcttccactgtctttggttagagttctcttgcttaagggtacactcgggcacactgttctatcttatatcttatttctcttcctcttgttttgttaaagtttttattgtttataaagtgatatttattttaatattgttgcttttcttaagatatttaatttttccttgttccttttcctcactgagctattttcccggttggagcctctgggcttatagcatcctgcttttccaactagggttgtagcttagcaagtaataataataataataataataagcaggttAAACTCACGGGCTTAGGCCCGACTCAATTTACTGTCCCTGCTAAAGAAAATAGTTCAGATTCGACGACTGCTATGACCTTTACTGTTTTGAAGCTTGGTAATTAGACTAATCAATCAAACAACCTGACTTTTTTAAGTACCAATCTTATGGAGCACTTTCAATAGATCGTACTTGTGTGAACGCGAGTAGTTCACTTCGCCAATTAAAcgagtgtttatgtgtttgtatgagTGCTGCTATATTGAAAGCACTCTTGGAACTAAAACTTACTAgcaaatcccatttcagtctgttACATTTCCTCTATCTTATTTTATGGCGCTCTCGCTTCTTAGTGTTAGATTTACTGAATTTCAGAGCCttattgacatacacacacacacacacacacacatatatatatatatatatatatatatatatatatatatatatatatatatagtgtgtgtgtgtctctgtcactcagaaacacatacacacacatatatatatacatatatatatatatatatatatatatatatatatgtatatatatatatatatatatatgtgtgtgtgtgtgtgaaaataataCTTGACTATAGTTTTAAGAATTTTCAGAAATTGATTTCGGGTAGATCATGTTGTAAACATACTGTGGTGTTATGACGCCTTTGGTTTGTTACCCTATTAATGGAACTCTGCCAACTAATTTTCAGAAGGTGAAGTTCAGTATAGCTTCAGAATCCCCATCTCGATGTACCTCTGCTTGAAGaatgtatttcatattttgtaGGAATTTACCATAAATGTCCTTCTCTTATAAAGGGATCTATGCTTACTATTAACGATGCTACCTTTTGTTATTTTACGATAGGGGGTGACCTAATGTTCTTGAAAACCATAACCGGTGCCAAGTGCCGGTGTGGTGaccgatgcggtaacatccctgactggtgaatgtcagactagggttcgagtcccactcaaacccgttagttccctTTGgtctttgtaacctcaccatccttgtgagctaaagatggtgggatttagcggagcctataggtccatctgctgagtcatcagcagccattgcctttccctccttggtcctagcttgagtggagagggggcttgagccctgattatatatactatatacagtatatatggtcagtctctagggcattgtcttgcttgatagggcaatgtcaccgtcccttgcctctgccattcatgagtggccattaaacctttaaatatgtgtCATTTCTTTTCCTTAAGTTTAATTCGAAAATGAATTTCTTTTTATAAGTTTCCAAGAAGAGTTTTGGTTATGGACATGAATGTGGAATATTTATGTACTATTTTGCATGAATAtacatcatattttttattttttttattcccttttaaaTGTCATTTAACCATTATGAAGTACTTGAATTTTTCTTAACCCGATTATGTGAAAATTACTAGATCTAATAATCGGTTTATTACCCAAATAACCTTAGATGTAAAGTATCAAATGGCCGAAGGAATGAAAGTAGCTATAGAGAGTACGTGAAATAACCCCTccagtggtacagttggcttcaagaaTAACGGTGCGCTTCACGGGAAGTCAAGATGTCTATTAGCAGGTAACGCTGTTTAGCAAAGGAGAAactattggcaacgctgcctgtaaaacaaagtaccTGAGCTTATAAACACGCGATCAaacgcatttttattaattttacggtgatgtatagaaaaatatctttatttgcTTAACAGAACTTGGTAAAATTATTAAGGACACTTTTGATGGCATGTTTGTAAGCTCAGCGACTTCACTTtccaggcagcgttgccaacatttACTCTTTTACTAAACACATCGTAACCTactacaatgtgtatatatattatatatatatgtgtgtgtgtgtatacacattgtcagtatgcatatattgtatatatacagtaatatatctggtaaataatatacaaacacatatatacaaatatatatgtatatatatatgtatgcatatatatatttatatatatatatatatatatatataatgtatatatacacatatatatagtaatgtatgtatgtatgtatgtatgtatactgtatatacatatatatatatatatatatatatacatatatatatatatatatatatgtgtgtgtgtgtgtgtgtatactgtatatacacatatatatatatacacacacatatatgtgtatatatgcatatatatacacacacatacatacacacaccaatacGTTTACCAAGCATAAGCCAGACTTTTTTGTCCCATCTTTTTTATCTTGCCAGAAATTCTGAGTGCATCGCTTGTTGGCAGCAAGAAATATTCCTTTTTCTCCCCTAATCATTTCCATCGTTCTTTTACCAACCAACAGATGGCGCGGACAGTCCTTGTAGTCCTAATGGCAGTTCTGGTGTTGATGGCTACCGTAAGCCACGCCCGTTACCTACCAACCCGAGCAGATGACTCTCGCATGGAAGAAATCAGAGAAATCCTTAGAGAGGTAAAGGATTTTTATCAGATTGGGTCCTTTTCCCCCCTTACCATATTGCAAGTTTTAATGTCGCAtgacgcacgctctctctctctctctctctctctctctctctctctctctctctctctctctgttaatggatTAGAAGCTTTTTGGAAAATCGGAAAAAAGTCTGCGATAGAatagtttttaaaagtttttcctttttttgctctctctctctctctctctctctctctctctctctctctctctctctctctctcctctctctctctctctctctgttaatggatTAGAAGCTTTTTGGAAAATCGGAAAAAAGTCTGCGATAGAatagtttttaaaagtttttcctttttttgctctctctctctctctctctctctctctctctctctctctctctctctctctctcctctctctctctctctctctctctctctctgattgatagCATTGTGGCAAAAAATTTACAATTcggcttttttctttctttccctgaATAACTTTTTACAACGAAGCTTCATTTTTCATTGCACCAATTCCCTTTGCTTTTACCACATTAAGGCATGATAGATTTAAAGATATGTTTATCATATCACTTAATCTTGTTTATCATATCACTTTATCTTTGCAATTATTCATGAGATAAACATTTCCCTCTTTGGGCCCCGTATTATCCTTAGTAAGAATTAAATATGAGAGATGACCTCACATTATAGCTCAAGCTACCGTTAGTGATAAAGTCATTTGAATTTATGTATTGCAGTCTATTAAGTtataccccctcccctccccacctactctcctctcccctccccaactCAACTCCCCTCTCCCTTCCCACCTCCCCACCTCCTAACCCCCTCCCCACCTCCTAACCCCCTCCCCAACttccttcctccttccttcctCTCCCCTCCCCATCTCCCCAACTCTCCTCCCCTCCCCACCTCCGAACCCCCCTCCCCAACTTCCTTCCTCTCCCCTCCCAATCTCTCCTCCCCATCTCCCCAACTTtcttcccctctccccctcctcccctctccccctcccctctcccccttcccAACTCTCCTCCCCTTCCCAACTTCCTTCCTCTCCTCTCCCCCTAACTCCCCTCCCCTCTCACCTCCCCTTCCCTCTCACCTCCCCAATTCTCTTCCCCTCCCCACCTTCCAACTCTCCaactcccctcccctccccaccttttctcttctcccctccccacctcccCAACTCTCCTCCCCacttcccctcccctcccttctCCCCCTCTCCTCCCCTCCCACCTCCCCAATTCTCCTCCCCTCCCCAACTTCCTTCCTTCCTCAATCAGGTTGTGAGGGCATCTAGAAATCCTTACCTCCAGATTAAGAGTTGTTCATGATTTCACTAAGCTATAGTAGCTTAGTGGAATAGTAATCTTGGATTGATGGGTTCAGAATGAGAGGTTTGGAGAGCTCCTTTTGAGAGAACTATTTTGGCAGAAATTCGAAATAAAGAATGGATATGATAGACATCTCAATGCTAAGGGTTTCTACGCAAGTCTTTTGACTGCTTTGTAACAATCTCACCACCATAACGTCATATGCCAAAGTAAATCAGTAGCTGAAATCTTTTTGCATGGCGGACACTATTGCAGATTTGCTCAAAATTAGTATACATGACATTGATTCTTTCACGTATGTGGCCGTATTTTTAATTGTTTTGGAACAGTGGGTATAAAATGATGTAACACATTAATAAATAACTTAATTTACGAGATCGAATTGATTGATGTCACCCCTTTCTTTGATGTCGTTCCTCAAACTCATAATTTCGTGTGACCCCTTTTCCTTTCTTCAACTCCGATGATTACCTTCCCTCGACTCCTTCCCTGAAGTACCATAAAGTCCTCTACTATCATTCGAGTCTTTTAATTCATATCCCCCGACTGCTATTCACACAGATCCTGGAACGCACAGCCGACGGCTCCAGTAGCAGCCCTGGCAGGTCCTCCACAGGATTCGGCTACGACAAGAGATTCATCTACAAGAGGTCCGCCGGAGGAGACGCTGCCAATATGGCCGTCGGATCCACCGGCCTCAGTGGAGAAAGGGTGGCTCCTCTCTACAACCTAGCGCAGTAATATCCTCCtttgacacaaaaataaataaataaaacgaaaaactaaacaaaaaatgtCCCTCCCTTGTCCTTCCTCTCCTTCCCTCCCCCTTAACCACATGACTAAGACCCCTCTCAGAatgtttatttgtctgtttgtttcattgtttgtgATGACAATTATTCCGCCTCCCTTCATCCCTCTGTAGGTTTCCTCAATATGTCATGGTACGGACGACGATtgatttttcttttcgtttttcttccctttcttttgttTAAAGGATTTCTAATTTTCCCTTCAGAATTGTCTTCTTGAACTACAAGATCATATTTCATTTACCTATTTTCCTTAGTTCGAATCCTTTCCTATCCTGCTATCCTGAAAAATTATTCATTCTTACCATATCaaattgttattttatttctattttcattactgAATTATCTCCTTTCCAATACGATAGTTTTTATTCATTACAATCCTATATCCCGAAGAAGACACCTATGTATTGTAAATCGTACAGCACAGGTCTGTGAACCGGCCAACAGTCATCtggccataaataaaaaaaaaaaaatgtctgttttAAGTTTGTTTAATTACTATATTTGAGATTCCCAAGCATTATACGTCTCACCAAAGATTTGTAAAAGCTGTTTCTATTGCATATTATGTATCTATTGTTAACTTGTGTAAGATTTTATGACAGGAATTTATTTCTCTAAGACGATTATGTGTATGAAAATTTGATAGCATCTGTAATTCTGATGAGACTAGCACGCctaagaatatgtaaatatatatagtatatatatatatatatatatatatatatatatatatatatatatatatgtatgctatatgtATAACAACGTGCGTGAATAGTAAACACTATGCATATAAAAATGATACAAGTTGTATTCCTGCAAccaccaaccaaaaaaaaaaaaaaaaaaaatactggaaagaATGATCTTATGATATATAGGTACACATAGTCTCAGCTGagcaaggaaaagaagaaaaattaaatgatgACCACATTTGGATATGATTTCAATCCTTTCATGATTCCTAAGGATATCTGCTGTAGATTTATCTTTCTGTTCttgtccatatctctctctctctctctctctctctctctctctctctctctctctctctctctctctctctcgtagtttgtTATGCAGGCATTACTTCATTTGTATGGTAGATAAATTAGACTTGCACTTGGAAAACATCTCTGTAACAAGTGGTTTGTCAGTTTGAAACCATTTATGGATGTAGTCGCAGAAGCTCGGCTGACCTGTGCCATAACAATACATCAAATTCCAAACTGTTAATAACAGTCTCCTTGCTAAAAGCCTCCAGAAAAAGTTAAAGACAACATAGAAGCAACGCAGGATGCCGACCTTTTTCACCAAAGGATTCTGTTCATGGAGATTACGCAATGATGTATAACTTGATCCAGGAGTATTGCGAATTTGTCAGCCATCTTGGAATATCGGTGTATCCTCACTACAAACTGATGATGACTTGTAGTGAAAAAGAAATAGTTCAGTGACTAGTCTTCAAATATCGTTCTCCCATGGAGTATTAAAGGTTTAAACATTCTGAAGTCATGCTTACTATCAACAGAAAGCTAAATATATCTATTCTAGATTTGTGCAGTTAGGtggttatttttttctgaatcacTCCAAGAAGGGAGTAAACTCGATAGAAACTTCCTAAGGCAA from Palaemon carinicauda isolate YSFRI2023 chromosome 35, ASM3689809v2, whole genome shotgun sequence includes:
- the LOC137627673 gene encoding uncharacterized protein, producing MARTVLVVLMAVLVLMATVSHARYLPTRADDSRMEEIREILREILERTADGSSSSPGRSSTGFGYDKRFIYKRSAGGDAANMAVGSTGLSGERVAPLYNLAQ